The following is a genomic window from Dermatophilaceae bacterium Soc4.6.
TGAGACCGTCCAGCGGCTTCTTCGGGTCCAGTCGGGGGATCGCGGGCATCAGTTCACCAGGTACTCGGGGCTGACCAGCGCCGCGGCGACGAGCTTCATCGGGTCGCTGGAGACGGTCCGCAGCGCGACGACGCTGCGGTCGGACAGGGAGGGGATCGCCAGCAGGTGCGCGACGGCCTCGATGCGCGTGCCCGGGGCGGTCGAGCGGATGGCGTCGAGGTCACCGGCGCCGGCGAGCCTGGTCGCCGCCCGCAGACGGGTCTGGGCAGCGGCGGTCGACAGCCACGCCTGGCCGCTCGGCCAGCCGCTGACGTTCGGAGGGGCGAAGGGCACCTGCCCGAGCCCGTTGAGAGTCGAGACCAGCGCCTTGACCTGCTTGTCGTCCGTCATGGGCACCTGCAAGGCACGCACGGCACCGATCGCCCACTCGACCGGTGACACGACGAGCGAGCCGGTGCTCGCCGCCATGGCGGGGTCGGTGAGCATCGCCCGGAACATCGCGCTCAGGTCACGACCTGAGCCATAGGCCGCCGTCACCCGCACCAGCTGCTCGGCCGTCGGCGGGGTGGGCGAGACGAGCAGCTGCCACCAGCGGGTCGCGACGAAACGGGCCGAGGCCGGCTGGGCCAGCACCGCGTCGACGAAGCCGATGGCGTCGAGGTCGCCGGTGCGCCCGAGCACGGTCTTGCTCCTGCTGTCGTGGCGGCTGGCCACGAGCGTGGCCGTCGCGTCGGCGGTGACCTTCCAGCCCGTGAGCGCCCGCGCCCCCTCGCGCACGTCCTGCTCGGTGTAGCCGCTGCCGTGCCCCAGGGTGAACAGCTCCATGAACTCGCGCGAGAGGTTCTCGTTGGGAGCCGTGGCCGTGCTCTTCTGCCCGTCGAGCCAGACCAGCATCGCCGGGTCGACCACCAGGGCCCGGGCGAGCTCGGTGAACGACGCCCTGCCGAGGCGACGCAGGGTGGCGTTCTGGGCCAGCACCAGCCGGGCGTCGCGCACCTTGTGGATGTCGGTCGCGAAGTGGTTGTGCCAGCCGAAGGTGACCTTCTCGACCAAGGGCTGACCGGTCGCCGCCATCCGGCGCAGCCACCAGCCCGTCGCTGCTGCGCGGTTCGTGCGCACCACCTCGTTGCGCCGCTGACGCTGCTCCCGGGTCTGGTCCTTGCCTCCCGCCGGCACCGCGGCCGGCGTCGGCGCAGGGGTGGACCGCGTCCCCGGGTCGGTGCTCGGGTCGGCGGCGAGCGCCGCGTCGAGCCACCGGCCGGCGCCGCTCCGCACGGCGGCGTCGACCTCGCTCCCGGTCGCCCCGAAGCCGGTCCGGCGCAGGAGCCGAGCCGTGGTGGCCCAGTCGGTCGATGTGGTCATGGACGACAGCATCACCCCGCAGTGTTCGAGGAGGGTCAGGGCCCGGTCAAGGTCTGGCGGGGGTCAGGTGCGGAACAGCCCGAGGGGCTCGGGGTCGCTGCCGAGCACCGCTTCGGGGTCGGTGCGCAGCACCTGACGAAGCACGTCGCCGTAGACCCGGCGGAAGTCCGTCGTGGTGCGCAGGTCGCCGTCGACGAGGTCCGTGAGGGACGGCGCGTCGCCGTGAAAGCCGCCGACCACCCGATCACCGGTGATCAGCACGGGCCCGCTCGTGCCGTGGTCGGTGCCGTGCGAGGTGTTGGCCCGCACGCGCCGCCCGAACTCCGAGTAGGCCATGACGACCACGTCGGCTGCGCGTGGGTGGTCGGCGAGCGCATCGCGCAGGGCGGACAGCCCCTGGTCGAGCCGGGTGAGCTGGGTGGTCTGGGAGTCCTTCGCGTCGGCGTGGGTGTCGAAGCCGGAGAGCGACACGGAGTAGACGCGGGTGGGTACCCCGAGGCGGATGCAGCGCGCGACGACGTCGAGCTGTTCGGCGAAGGTCGGCCCCGCCGTCAGCTCGCCGTGCAGGGGGCGGAGCGTCGCCCGCACGGACCCGGCCGCGGCATACGACGCCACCACGTCGGCCAGGGCGGGGGAGTCGGAGCGGTCGGGTGCGGCGAAGTGGGCGAGCACCGCGCTGGCGGACGTCCCGTCGGGCAGGGTCATGGGCGCGCCCGCCAGCGCGGCGGCCGTGTGGGTGGCGCCGACGGCGAGGGGTGGCAGCACGGCGCCGACGTGCAGGGCCAGCAGCGGGTCGTCCGGACCCGCCCGGCGGGTGTCGAGCCACCGGCCCACCCAGCCGGTAGGCACGGGGGTCTGCGGCGAGGCGGTCTGCCACACGTCGATCGCGCGGAAGTGACTGCGCTCGAGCTGCGGGTGACCCACGCCCCGGACCACCGCGAGCCGCCCCGTCGACCACTGCCCAGCCAAGCCGGACAGGCCCGGGTTGAGCCCGTGAGACTCGTCGAGGGCGATGACCTCGGCGGCGCCGAAGGCCAGACCGGGGCGGGCGTCGTGATAAGCCGCGTCGGCGTAGGGGACGACCGTGCTGAGCCCGTCGTTACCGCCGTAGAGGGTCACGAGCACGAGGATCGGGGTGCCCACGTCGAGGGGCCTGCTCTCGGCCTGGCCGAGCACCTGCTCCCACCCGACCTGCGCGGCCCCCGCGATGATCCCGGCCGACGCGAGCCCGCACGACGCCTGCAGCAGCATGCGTCGGGTGAGGCCGTCGAGGGGCAGACGGGGGTCCGCAGGGGGGAGGAGTGGCATCAGACGACCATGTTCTCGGGGCAGACCAGCGCCGCGGCGACGAGGGCCGCGGGGTCCCGGACCAGGGTGCGCAGACCGACGACCGTGCGGTCCGAGAAGCCGGGGAGGCCGAGCAGGTGGGCGACCGCGTCGACCCGTCCCGACGGTGAGGTCGCCTCCAGGCCGTCGAGCTCGGCCAGACCGGCGAGCCACCCGGCGGTCGTGAGCCGCGTCTCGGCGGCGCCCGTCGAAAGCCAGGCGCGGCCGGCGGGCCAACCGCCGACGTTGGGCGGGGAGAAGGGCTCCTGACCGAGCGCCCTCAGCGCGGCGACAGCCGTCCGGGCGCCGTCGTCGTCGAGCGACAGGTGCAGCGAGCGGGCGGCCCCGACGAGCCAGTCGACGGGAGGACGCACCAGCGAGGCGGGTAGAGCCTCGACCTCGGGGTCGGTGAGCAGCGAGGTGAGCATCGCGCTGAGGTCGTGCCCGGGTCCGTAGGCCGCGGCCACGCGGCGCTGCACGCCGGCGGGCGCCGTCGACGTCGACGACACGAGCACGGTCCACCACCGACCCACGAGGTGCGGCGCCGCAGCCGGGTGGGCCAGGACGGTGGCGAGCAGGTCGTGGGTGTCGAGCGGTCCGGTGCGACCGAGCACGGTCTTCACACCGCTGTCGTGCCAGGCCGGGGTGAAGCCCGTCGTGCCGTCTGGGTCGACGACCCAGCCCGAGAGGGCTCGGGCCGTCTCCTGCACGTCGAGCTCGGTCCAGCTGGCCTGGCGGCCGAGGCAGAAGACCTCGAGCAGCTCGCGGGCAAGGTTCTCGTTGCGCCGGCCGGCCGCCGTGGCGGAGCCGTTGAGATAGGTGAGCAGCGCACTGTCGGTGACCATGGCGGTCAGGAGACCGGTGTAGGTCGAGCAACCCAGGCGGCGATGGGTCTCGTTCTGCGCCAGCATCATCCGGGCATCGCGCACCACGCGTGCGTCGGTCGCGAAGAGGTGGTGCCAGGCGAAGGTGACACGCTCGGTGACCGGGGTCCCCGTGGCGACCATCCGGCGGACCCACCAGCTCGCGAGAGAGTCGCGCTGCTCGCGCAGCACGCCGTTGCGCGCGCGGCGCTCGCTGCGGGTGGGATCCGGCGTCAGCGCGGGGACCGGCTCGAGGAGCGGTGGCGGGGTCGACAACGACCCGGGGTCGGTGGCCGGGTCGGCGGCCAGGGCGTCGGCGAGCCACCTCGAGCGTCCGGTGCCGGCGACGGAGTCGACCTCGCTGCCCGTCGCCCCGAAGCCCGCTCGGCGCATCAACCGCGCCGTCGCCGACCACGTGTCACGTCCCCCCATGGCTACAGGATGCCGAATTGTGACGATCCGCGTTGTCGCTTTGTTCAAAACGCGATGTTCGTGGTGCCTGACGTCGAGCTGAAGCGAGGATGATCCGGGCGCCTCAGCGGTTGAGGGGCAGCGTGATGGTGAACCTCGCGCCACCCTCGGGCGCGTGCCCGGCCTCGACGGCCCCTCCGAGGCGCGTGACGATGCGCTGGACGATGGCCAGGCCGAGTCCGGTGCCCACCGCCCGGATGCCCCGGTAGCGCTCGTAGAGCACGGAGCGGTCGAAGGCGACCGGCAGGTCGGCGTCGGTGAGCCCGGGGCCCCCGTCCCGCACCTCGATCGAGGCCGACGGTGGCCCCTCCGCCCCCGCCGCCCCCTTCGAGCCCGCACCGGTGGGCAGCCGCCCGGCATACCCCACGGAGACGACGATCTGACGTCCGGCCGGGGTCACCCGCAGGGCGTTCTCGAGCAGTCCGTCGACCGCCTGCCGCAGGCGCTGCGGGTCAGCCAGGACCGGAAGGGCCTCGGCCCGCCGCTCGACGGTGAACGGCACTCCCTGGGCGGCACAGCGCTGCTGCCAGACGCGGGCGACCTCGTCGGCGACGGTGACCAGGTCGACGCCCACGAGGTGGATGCTCATCTCGCGCGCGTCGAGGCGCGCGAGGTCCAGCAGGTCGGCGACCAGCCGCTCCAGACGGGCCGCCTCGGCGCCGATGACCCGACCCACCTCGGTCAGCCGCTCGGGTGGGATGACGCCGTCGGCCAGGGACTCCGCGTAGCCCGTGACCGCAGTGAGGGGGGTGCGCAGCTCGTGCGAGACGGAGAGGAGGAACTCCCGCTGACGGGCCTCGGAGTGGGAGAGCGCGGCCGCCAGGTGGTTGACCGAACCGGCCACGTCGGCGACCTCACGCGGGCCGGTCTCCGGGACGGCGACGTCGCGGTGGCCGGCGGCCAGGGCCTGGGCCGCGGCGACGGTGCGGCGCAGGGGCAGGGCCAGGCGCCACGCGACGAGCAGCGCCAGCCCGGCCGCGACGACGCCGGTGACCACGAGCGACCAGGTGAGCTGCGTGAGCGCATCGCGGCTCAGCGCCGTGGCGTCCCCTCGGCGCTGCGCCAGCACCAGACCACCCGCCTCGGTCGCCCTCGCCTCGACGAGGACGACACCGTCGTCGCGGTCGAGCCGCAACGAGAGCGACCTGCCGGCGGCCACGGACTGCACCTGCTCGGGGGTCAGCGAGCGACGGGCCAGAGGGTCGCCGACCAGGACCTGCGCACCGGAGCCCACGACACGCAGGACCGCGATCTGGATGTTGAGCGACTGCAGCGCCCGGCGGGCCCTCGCCTGACCGGCCTCGGCGTTCGCACCGGTGGCGGCAGTCGCCTCCGCCTCGTCGGCGATGGCGGCCAGGGCACCGCGGGCCGTCTGCTCGCTGGCCCGCTGCAGCAGGTTGACGCTGATGACCCCGCCGACGAGCGAGGTGAACAGCGCCACCCCGACGGCCAGGGCCGCGATCCTGGCCGCCAGGCTGGTGCGGGATGCGCCGTCCGCCGCTGTCGTGACCACTCAGGTCGGCTGTCGCGAGGCGACGCCGCGCGGCGGTTGCGCGCAGTAGCCCACGCCGCGGACGGTGCGGATGACGTCGTCGTCCCCGAGCTTGGCCCGCACCTGGGCGACGTGCACGTCGACGGTGCGTCTCCCGGAGGGAGTGTCGGAGCCCCAGACCTGGTCGAGCAGCTGCTCGCGCGTCCAGACGCGCGCCGGTGTGGCCATGAGGTGGGCGAGCAGGTCGAACTCGGTGGCGGTGAAGGGGACGTCGACGTCCCGCACGGTCACCCGGCGCTCGTGGGGCAGCAGCCGCACCTGACCCAGGACGAGCCTGTCGTCGGCCTCGCGCTCCTCCTGGTCTCGAGCGGCGAAGCTGCTCCGGCGCAGGATGCTGCCGATGCGCGCGATCACCTCGCGCGGGGAGAAGGGCTTCGTCACGTAGTCGTCGGCCCCCAGCTCGAGCCCGACCACCCGGTCGACCTCGTCGTCGCGTGCGGTGACGAAGAGGATCGGTGTCCAGTCCCCCTCGGCCCGCAGGGCCCGGCACACCTCGATGCCGTCGAGACCGGGCAGCCCGATGTCCAGCAGCACGACGGCGGGCCGCCGCGAGCGCACGGCCGCCAGGCCCGCGATCCCGTCCCGCTCGACGTGCGCCCGGTACCCCGAGAGCTCGAGCTGCAAGGTGATCATCGTGGCGATGGAGGGGTCGTCCTCGACGACGAGGACCTGCGTCGGCTCTCCTGGGGGCGGCGGATCGGACGGCACCCCGGCAGCCTACGGCGGCGCGGGTGGGCGGACGCGCAGTGTGTCGCCTCAGGCGTGCGGGGGAGCGAGCTCGATCGTGCCGACCACGGCGGCCAGGTCGAGCGGGCCGTAGACGTGGGCGAAGACCTCCCCGGTCGCGGGGTTGCCGATCTCGCGGACCACCGGGCTCGTCAGGGCGGACTCGTCGACCTCCAGCAGCAGCAGGGGCCCGCTGACGTCGCCGTAGAAGGCGCGACGCACGACCGGCCACTGCTCGGCGTCACTGCAGTGGATGAAGCCCTCCTCCTGCAGCGAGCGTCCCCGGGTCGAGCGGGTGTACTCCCCGGCCCGCTGGGCCTGCGCCCACTCGGTGGGGTCGGCCAGGTGGTAGATCGTCACGTCGGGCACGCTACCGCGCGCTGGCGCGTTGACGGACCGGCCTCGGATAGGTTCGGGTCCCAGACGACGAGGAGACCACGTGAGCCACAGCAGTGCGGGGGGCCCCGCCCCCGGTCTGGCCATCGCGTCCGACCCGGTC
Proteins encoded in this region:
- a CDS encoding DUF1800 domain-containing protein — encoded protein: MTTSTDWATTARLLRRTGFGATGSEVDAAVRSGAGRWLDAALAADPSTDPGTRSTPAPTPAAVPAGGKDQTREQRQRRNEVVRTNRAAATGWWLRRMAATGQPLVEKVTFGWHNHFATDIHKVRDARLVLAQNATLRRLGRASFTELARALVVDPAMLVWLDGQKSTATAPNENLSREFMELFTLGHGSGYTEQDVREGARALTGWKVTADATATLVASRHDSRSKTVLGRTGDLDAIGFVDAVLAQPASARFVATRWWQLLVSPTPPTAEQLVRVTAAYGSGRDLSAMFRAMLTDPAMAASTGSLVVSPVEWAIGAVRALQVPMTDDKQVKALVSTLNGLGQVPFAPPNVSGWPSGQAWLSTAAAQTRLRAATRLAGAGDLDAIRSTAPGTRIEAVAHLLAIPSLSDRSVVALRTVSSDPMKLVAAALVSPEYLVN
- a CDS encoding DUF1501 domain-containing protein, with amino-acid sequence MPLLPPADPRLPLDGLTRRMLLQASCGLASAGIIAGAAQVGWEQVLGQAESRPLDVGTPILVLVTLYGGNDGLSTVVPYADAAYHDARPGLAFGAAEVIALDESHGLNPGLSGLAGQWSTGRLAVVRGVGHPQLERSHFRAIDVWQTASPQTPVPTGWVGRWLDTRRAGPDDPLLALHVGAVLPPLAVGATHTAAALAGAPMTLPDGTSASAVLAHFAAPDRSDSPALADVVASYAAAGSVRATLRPLHGELTAGPTFAEQLDVVARCIRLGVPTRVYSVSLSGFDTHADAKDSQTTQLTRLDQGLSALRDALADHPRAADVVVMAYSEFGRRVRANTSHGTDHGTSGPVLITGDRVVGGFHGDAPSLTDLVDGDLRTTTDFRRVYGDVLRQVLRTDPEAVLGSDPEPLGLFRT
- a CDS encoding DUF1800 family protein — translated: MGGRDTWSATARLMRRAGFGATGSEVDSVAGTGRSRWLADALAADPATDPGSLSTPPPLLEPVPALTPDPTRSERRARNGVLREQRDSLASWWVRRMVATGTPVTERVTFAWHHLFATDARVVRDARMMLAQNETHRRLGCSTYTGLLTAMVTDSALLTYLNGSATAAGRRNENLARELLEVFCLGRQASWTELDVQETARALSGWVVDPDGTTGFTPAWHDSGVKTVLGRTGPLDTHDLLATVLAHPAAAPHLVGRWWTVLVSSTSTAPAGVQRRVAAAYGPGHDLSAMLTSLLTDPEVEALPASLVRPPVDWLVGAARSLHLSLDDDGARTAVAALRALGQEPFSPPNVGGWPAGRAWLSTGAAETRLTTAGWLAGLAELDGLEATSPSGRVDAVAHLLGLPGFSDRTVVGLRTLVRDPAALVAAALVCPENMVV
- a CDS encoding HAMP domain-containing sensor histidine kinase, whose product is MVTTAADGASRTSLAARIAALAVGVALFTSLVGGVISVNLLQRASEQTARGALAAIADEAEATAATGANAEAGQARARRALQSLNIQIAVLRVVGSGAQVLVGDPLARRSLTPEQVQSVAAGRSLSLRLDRDDGVVLVEARATEAGGLVLAQRRGDATALSRDALTQLTWSLVVTGVVAAGLALLVAWRLALPLRRTVAAAQALAAGHRDVAVPETGPREVADVAGSVNHLAAALSHSEARQREFLLSVSHELRTPLTAVTGYAESLADGVIPPERLTEVGRVIGAEAARLERLVADLLDLARLDAREMSIHLVGVDLVTVADEVARVWQQRCAAQGVPFTVERRAEALPVLADPQRLRQAVDGLLENALRVTPAGRQIVVSVGYAGRLPTGAGSKGAAGAEGPPSASIEVRDGGPGLTDADLPVAFDRSVLYERYRGIRAVGTGLGLAIVQRIVTRLGGAVEAGHAPEGGARFTITLPLNR
- a CDS encoding response regulator transcription factor; amino-acid sequence: MPSDPPPPGEPTQVLVVEDDPSIATMITLQLELSGYRAHVERDGIAGLAAVRSRRPAVVLLDIGLPGLDGIEVCRALRAEGDWTPILFVTARDDEVDRVVGLELGADDYVTKPFSPREVIARIGSILRRSSFAARDQEEREADDRLVLGQVRLLPHERRVTVRDVDVPFTATEFDLLAHLMATPARVWTREQLLDQVWGSDTPSGRRTVDVHVAQVRAKLGDDDVIRTVRGVGYCAQPPRGVASRQPT
- a CDS encoding DUF952 domain-containing protein, yielding MTIYHLADPTEWAQAQRAGEYTRSTRGRSLQEEGFIHCSDAEQWPVVRRAFYGDVSGPLLLLEVDESALTSPVVREIGNPATGEVFAHVYGPLDLAAVVGTIELAPPHA